The DNA region AATGGCGTTACGTGCATAGCTGGTGGCAGTTGGCAGGATGCTGAAGTAGGCCTCTCGCTCAATGCGGAAGTAAGGCTGCAAAATTTTTTCCATCACAAGCCACTGGTCGTAGCGCAAGCAATCCACCACAAACAGAAATACGGTTTCACCATTCTGAATAGCTGGGGAAACTTTTCGGTCTAAGACATCGACGGAAAGCATTGGGCGTGCGGAGCGGTCGGAGAAGATCCAATCACGGTAGTTTCGCTCAATGAACTTCCCAAACTCAGCGTTACACTCTCGCTTTTGGTCTAAAAGGGTTTGCCGCAAATCAACTTGTGGGTAGCTATCGAACTCGACTTCCCACTCTGCAAGACGGCGGTAAATGTCTATCCAATCCTCTGCAGTGAGAGGCTCAAGTAAAAGGCGGGAGATGCGGTTAAACTCTTGCACATAGCCTTGCGTGGCGGCATTGCCTTTGATGCGCTCAGCATCCAGCAGCTTCTTGCACGCCAGCAGAATTTGATGGGGATTGACGGGCTTGATAAGGTATTCAGCGATATTGCGTCCAATCGCTTCGTCCATAATGGACTCCGTTTCGTTTTTGGTAATCATCACGATAGGCGTAAATGGCAGATGGGATTTGATGGCTGTGAGCGCATTCAATCCACCCATGCCAGGCATTTGCTCATCTAAGAAAATGATGTCGAACCAACTTTCGCGAGAGAGTTGCACTGCATCTTCCCCGTTGGTGACAGTGGTCACTTCGTAGCCCCTTTCGCTGAGGAAGAAGATGTGTGGCTTGAGATACTCAATTTCGTCATCAGCCCAGAGGATTCGGTATTTCATATTTTCTTGTTGTTTGCAGTTAATCAATGAATACCCACCTATTCGTGCCCAGACAGAGGTAGTTACATCCGAGTTACATCTGGCATAGCTCCAACCGATTACTTCGACAGCTGCTCCGCATAGAGAGACCAGAGCCAAATATGCTTTTGCAGAGCGGTTGAAAGACCAGCAATGAACACTAGTGCTGAAAAGTAACTTGCGGCGGTTTTCGTTTCAAGTTTCTTGGCATGGCTGCTGTCTGCAAGGTTGCCTTGCCAATGCAAACACGAAGGGTAGCAATAGCAAAAGCATAGCAGAGTTGGTGAGCAACTTGCAAACCAAGCGACAGTGGAACGAGCCAAAGTATGTGGGTTGAGGGAGGAGCGGATTGAGTATGCATCTGCAGGGTGTAACCAGTGCTTGGTAAGGAAAGAGGATTTGGAAAAGTGGTGTCTTTTGAGTAAGTTTGTTACTCAAACGAAGGAAAAATTGTTACTCGAAATCTCTTTGCATCTGTGTTAGAATCGCTGGTTACATCGAAGACGCGCGTTAAGCTACTCTTGAAGTTCTTTCTGAATCAAGGCACGCAGGCATATCTGCGCGAACTGGCTGAGGAGTTTGGCGAGTCCACCAATGCTGTGCGCGTAGAACTCAACCGCCTTACCGAA from Chloroherpetonaceae bacterium includes:
- a CDS encoding bifunctional response regulator/alkaline phosphatase family protein produces the protein MKYRILWADDEIEYLKPHIFFLSERGYEVTTVTNGEDAVQLSRESWFDIIFLDEQMPGMGGLNALTAIKSHLPFTPIVMITKNETESIMDEAIGRNIAEYLIKPVNPHQILLACKKLLDAERIKGNAATQGYVQEFNRISRLLLEPLTAEDWIDIYRRLAEWEVEFDSYPQVDLRQTLLDQKRECNAEFGKFIERNYRDWIFSDRSARPMLSVDVLDRKVSPAIQNGETVFLFVVDCLRYDQWLVMEKILQPYFRIEREAYFSILPTATSYARNAIFSGLFPVEMEKRYPTLWQASQESESSKNLYEPDFLEDFFKRRRLPVKDLKYTKLTSTDDSRTFEQNILGHLKYQLNAVVVNFVDILAHSRSDSQVIRELSPDEVAFRSLTQTWFEHSAFLRMLKALVKQNVTILITTDHGSIRCLRSSKVIGDREASTNLRYKFGRNLQCEPKQAVYIRNPNDWKLPQHGLNVNYIIAKEDFYFVYPTNYHKYINYYKDSFQHGGISLDEMIVPMVTLRPKG